From one Paroceanicella profunda genomic stretch:
- a CDS encoding heavy metal translocating P-type ATPase: protein MSDSHTLRLSLQNMSCASCVGRVERGLSGLPGVSDVRVNLASETAQAQIDAPERISNIVEKLEEIGYPARKQSTRLNVASMSCASCVGRVDKALAAMPGVLAVNVNLASETATVTYLEGAVAVADLLKAAGDAGYPATLPQDREAEDTSVRKDEEARMLARRTALAAALTLPVFLLEMGAHLIPGMHGLIGDTIGHRASWLIQFVLTTVVLLWPGRSFYTRGFPALLKRAPDMNSLVAVGTSAAYLYSLVALFAPALLPERSRAVYFEAAAVIIVLILLGRWLEARAKGRTGAAIQKLLGLQAKTARVLVDGEPEDVAIERIAAGDILLVRPGERIAVDGEVTEGSARVDESMITGEPVPVAKLVGDPVTGGTVNGSGAFQFRATRVGADTTLAQIIRMVEEAQSAKLPIQGLVDRITLLFVPAVMALALLTVIVWLLVGPSPALSYALVAGVSVLIIACPCAMGLATPTSIMVGTGRAAEMGVLFRKGDALQQLSTVDVVALDKTGTVTEGRPELTDLVLADGFERAEVLALVAAVEAQSEHPIAEAILRAAEAETVTRHDARNFTSITGHGVRAEVAGRDVLVGADRLMTREGVDIGALADAERRLAEQGRTALYAAIDGRVAAVIAVADPVKPSSAAAIRALHDLGLKVAMITGDKRETAEAIGRETGIDHVIAGVLPDGKVAALDDLRGPSQHIAFVGDGINDAPALAHADVGISIGTGTDVAIESADVVLMSGDLRGVVNALEVSRRTMRNIRQNLFWAFGYNVALIPVAAGLLYPVSGLLLSPVLAAGAMALSSVFVLTNALRLRRVRPAMQEQAQPGSAANLSPVPAE from the coding sequence ATGTCGGATTCGCATACCCTTCGACTTTCCCTGCAGAACATGTCCTGCGCCTCTTGCGTCGGGCGGGTGGAGCGTGGGCTTTCCGGCCTGCCGGGCGTCAGCGACGTTCGAGTCAACCTCGCCAGCGAAACCGCTCAGGCGCAGATCGACGCGCCAGAGCGCATTTCGAACATCGTCGAAAAGCTGGAAGAGATTGGCTATCCGGCCCGTAAGCAGAGCACTCGCCTGAACGTGGCCTCCATGTCCTGCGCGTCCTGCGTCGGTCGGGTGGACAAGGCTTTGGCGGCGATGCCAGGCGTGCTGGCCGTGAACGTCAATCTGGCCTCGGAAACTGCGACGGTAACGTATCTCGAAGGCGCGGTTGCGGTTGCAGACCTGCTGAAGGCGGCGGGTGACGCAGGCTATCCCGCGACCTTGCCGCAGGACAGAGAGGCGGAAGACACGAGTGTCCGGAAGGATGAAGAGGCGCGGATGCTGGCCCGCAGGACCGCCCTGGCGGCGGCCCTCACCCTGCCGGTGTTTCTGCTGGAAATGGGCGCGCATCTGATCCCCGGCATGCATGGTCTGATCGGCGACACGATCGGCCATCGAGCAAGCTGGCTGATCCAGTTCGTCCTGACCACGGTGGTTCTGCTCTGGCCGGGGCGCAGCTTCTACACGCGCGGGTTTCCAGCCCTGCTCAAGCGTGCGCCGGACATGAACAGCCTTGTCGCGGTCGGCACTTCTGCCGCCTATCTCTATTCTCTCGTGGCGCTATTCGCGCCCGCGCTGCTGCCCGAACGGTCGCGTGCCGTCTATTTCGAGGCGGCGGCGGTCATCATCGTGCTAATCCTGCTGGGCCGGTGGCTGGAGGCGCGCGCCAAGGGCCGCACCGGCGCAGCGATCCAGAAGCTGCTGGGCCTTCAGGCCAAGACCGCCCGCGTGCTGGTGGACGGAGAGCCTGAGGACGTGGCCATCGAGCGCATCGCCGCGGGCGACATCCTGCTCGTGCGCCCCGGAGAGCGGATTGCCGTGGACGGTGAAGTGACCGAAGGCAGCGCCCGCGTCGATGAGAGCATGATCACCGGCGAGCCGGTGCCTGTCGCCAAGTTGGTGGGCGATCCCGTCACCGGCGGGACCGTCAACGGTTCCGGTGCCTTCCAGTTCCGTGCGACACGCGTGGGAGCGGATACGACGCTGGCGCAAATCATCCGCATGGTCGAAGAGGCGCAGAGCGCCAAGCTGCCGATCCAGGGGCTGGTCGACCGGATCACCCTGTTGTTCGTGCCGGCGGTCATGGCGCTGGCGCTGCTTACGGTTATCGTCTGGCTGCTGGTCGGCCCCTCGCCCGCCCTGTCCTATGCCCTCGTTGCGGGTGTATCCGTGCTGATCATCGCATGCCCTTGCGCGATGGGGCTGGCCACGCCGACCTCGATCATGGTCGGCACCGGCCGTGCCGCTGAAATGGGCGTGCTGTTCCGCAAGGGCGATGCGCTGCAACAGCTTTCGACAGTGGATGTGGTGGCGCTGGACAAGACCGGCACGGTGACCGAAGGGCGCCCCGAACTGACCGATCTGGTGCTGGCCGACGGCTTTGAACGGGCCGAGGTGCTGGCCCTGGTCGCGGCGGTCGAGGCGCAGTCGGAACACCCTATCGCCGAGGCCATTCTGCGGGCGGCGGAAGCCGAGACGGTCACTCGACACGACGCGCGGAACTTCACCTCCATCACGGGCCACGGTGTCCGGGCCGAGGTCGCAGGCCGCGACGTGCTGGTGGGGGCCGACCGTCTGATGACGCGCGAAGGGGTGGACATCGGCGCGTTGGCCGACGCCGAGCGCCGCCTGGCTGAACAGGGCCGCACCGCGCTTTATGCCGCCATCGACGGGCGGGTGGCCGCCGTCATCGCCGTGGCCGATCCGGTAAAGCCGTCCAGCGCGGCGGCCATCCGGGCGTTGCACGATCTGGGCCTGAAGGTCGCCATGATCACCGGCGACAAGCGAGAGACGGCAGAGGCCATCGGCCGCGAGACCGGCATCGACCATGTGATCGCGGGCGTGCTGCCCGATGGCAAGGTGGCGGCATTGGACGATCTGCGCGGCCCGAGCCAGCACATCGCCTTTGTAGGCGACGGCATCAACGATGCGCCCGCGCTTGCTCATGCGGACGTGGGCATCAGCATTGGCACCGGCACCGACGTCGCCATCGAATCCGCCGATGTGGTGCTAATGTCGGGCGATTTGCGCGGCGTGGTCAACGCGCTGGAAGTGTCGCGGCGTACGATGCGCAACATCCGCCAGAACCTGTTCTGGGCCTTCGGCTATAACGTGGCCCTCATTCCGGTGGCGGCGGGGCTGCTCTACCCGGTGTCGGGCCTGCTGCTGTCGCCGGTGCTGGCGGCTGGGGCAATGGCGCTCAGCTCGGTCTTCGTACTGACGAACGCGCTGCGCCTGCGCCGCGTCCGCCCGGCGATGCAGGAACAGGCGCAACCCGGCTCTGCCGCCAACCTGTCACCAGTCCCGGCTGAATAA
- a CDS encoding DUF305 domain-containing protein: MSYGRFFAMIATSTVVMFGLMYLNTYLWTHVFWSETRVYMALLMGATMAIIMLGFMLSMYSSKTANAAIFIGAAVVFAASLWLVRSQVTVGDTSYMRAMIPHHSIAIMTSSRADISDPRVRKLADEIIYAQDKEIAEMRYLVNDIDANGDSPAQSESGPAQIVSLDEALSTAEITILDLEFLTREDIAQLFPDGAACTFTYTTTSRPALAVGRIDGGSVALAKISGDLVRLEAGDAGSTWGKEGMTVALSAPSGTGTLAANSGEMQDADLVLELGPGLRAGYRGHYGCGA; encoded by the coding sequence ATGTCATATGGCCGCTTTTTCGCGATGATCGCGACATCTACCGTCGTCATGTTCGGTCTGATGTATCTCAATACCTACCTCTGGACGCATGTGTTCTGGTCGGAAACGCGGGTCTACATGGCTCTCCTGATGGGTGCCACCATGGCGATCATCATGCTGGGCTTCATGCTGTCGATGTATTCCAGCAAGACGGCTAACGCCGCCATCTTCATCGGTGCCGCTGTGGTCTTTGCCGCCTCGCTCTGGCTGGTCCGCAGCCAGGTGACGGTGGGCGACACCAGCTACATGCGGGCAATGATCCCGCACCACTCGATCGCGATCATGACCTCCAGCCGCGCCGATATCTCGGACCCGCGCGTGCGCAAGTTGGCGGATGAGATCATCTATGCGCAGGACAAGGAAATCGCCGAGATGCGTTATCTGGTGAACGATATCGACGCCAATGGTGACAGTCCGGCACAGTCAGAAAGCGGACCGGCGCAGATCGTGAGCCTTGACGAGGCGCTGTCCACGGCGGAGATCACCATTCTCGATCTTGAATTCCTGACCCGGGAGGACATCGCACAACTCTTCCCGGACGGCGCGGCGTGCACGTTCACCTACACCACCACAAGCAGGCCTGCGCTGGCGGTGGGCCGCATCGACGGTGGGAGTGTAGCTCTCGCCAAGATCAGCGGCGATCTGGTGCGGCTGGAGGCTGGCGACGCCGGAAGCACTTGGGGCAAGGAAGGCATGACAGTGGCGTTGAGCGCGCCGAGCGGAACCGGCACATTGGCCGCAAATAGTGGCGAAATGCAGGACGCCGATCTCGTTCTCGAACT
- a CDS encoding heavy-metal-associated domain-containing protein, which yields MIRFSVPDMNCGHCTASIEKAIVTIDPHATVTCDLTARSVEVDSALDESALKAAIHDAGYGSQRLS from the coding sequence ATGATCAGGTTCAGCGTGCCGGACATGAACTGCGGACATTGCACCGCGTCGATAGAGAAGGCCATTGTGACGATAGACCCACACGCGACTGTCACCTGTGACCTGACTGCGCGTTCCGTCGAGGTAGATAGCGCATTGGATGAAAGCGCTCTGAAGGCAGCGATTCACGATGCGGGCTACGGATCGCAAAGACTGAGTTAG
- the cueR gene encoding Cu(I)-responsive transcriptional regulator, with translation MNIGDVADMSGLPAKTIRYYEDIGLVEPLRSANGYRSFRQSDVHKLAFLGRARALGFTIEDCRSLLKLYADTDRASAEVKQIAEEHLDRIDRKIAELTEMRATLSHLVDACAGDHRPDCPILADLAMEEDKTRTARAAD, from the coding sequence ATGAACATCGGAGACGTGGCCGACATGTCCGGCCTTCCCGCGAAGACCATTCGCTACTACGAGGACATCGGGCTGGTCGAGCCGCTGCGCAGTGCCAACGGTTATCGCAGCTTTCGGCAGAGCGACGTCCACAAGCTGGCGTTTCTCGGCCGGGCGCGCGCCTTGGGCTTCACCATCGAGGACTGCCGGAGCCTGCTGAAACTCTATGCCGACACCGACCGCGCCAGCGCCGAGGTCAAGCAGATCGCCGAAGAACACCTCGACCGGATCGACCGGAAAATCGCAGAACTGACCGAGATGCGCGCGACGCTGTCGCACCTTGTCGATGCCTGCGCTGGCGATCACAGGCCTGATTGTCCGATTCTCGCAGATCTGGCTATGGAAGAGGATAAGACCCGGACCGCCAGGGCAGCGGATTAA